atattcataattatgaatatgtggagaaaataaaaaataaattgatttatggtTATGCAAATTTAagtaaggaattttaaaattttgtttccggaaattattataatttacgtatttgtattattgagattttatattatttctcgagaatttatattaatttatttgaatttagattttaattaaactagttacaaAGAGTGAAGTttcgaaattaattaattaaaatctataGACCATTCGAGGTCACCATTTATATTTTCGAATAGAGCTTGATCTCATGAGAGCGTAGGCGCAAACCGTTCTTGAAATGGAattataacgaagaagttattaacGATTGGATTTGAGGACAAAATAGTCatttttccatttattttaGAAGGCTCTAGAAAATCTGGAGCAATGGGAGTGCCACGTGGGTGGCTAAGATGAAAGgggaaggagagaaaggagagaggggAGGGATTGGGACTGTACAATCAGAAAACAAGGAAAGGAGGGGAAAGgagggagaagaaagagagaaccGGATCCCCTATGACTCGCCGATCTGACCCGGTCATATTTTCCGATTCTTGTCACCGTTAACGACGGTACCGGTGCCAAAATGATCCATACTTTGAAAATAGTGTTTGCCTCCATCCATTCCACcccaaaatttatgaaaatggtttgaatttGGTGAAAACGCACCGGTGGGTATAAGGGTCCTATATTTTCAATCCACCATATTTGAAATGGATTCCTTCGATCTCCACCACCATTGAACTTCCCTTATCccaagaacaaagcccaaaccacCTTAGGGGCGGTGGAGCACCGGAAGTGATGGATTGAAACAAcccatttttagggttttccGGTGGTTCGAGGAAGATTTGGGGTGTTTCCCGGACAAATTGGATTTGGCCACAAGTATAAAAAATTCTCCCCTCACTGAGATCTACtttcctgtaaaatttggtaatttttagtgTTGGCCGGAATTTGGGGTTTTTGCTCGCCGGAAACCGCCACCCACggtggcgcgtggccagtgggccgatgCTACCATTTTGTACAATTTTGGATATATTCTAAATACGAATTTGGTATCCATTGGAGGTGATTCAATCATTAGAACTAAAGTTGGATATTTCGTTTATTTGGAATATAATCGGAAATGGATTAAAAttgaatggtgaactacgaaggGCTTGATCCCGTTCAAGGGTACGTAGACAGTCTAACGGTAGTCATTTGCAACCTTAAAAATAACTAAGATAAACCTTTATCgaaaatttgaaagaagaaaagggattGGGTGTTTAGTATAAATTTAACCTTTGTTTGGTCAAATAAATTTAGCTATAGGTTTTGTGAGAAATTAAGAATTTCTTAAATAATTTGAGAAAAAATTTTGTTGGGAATttgaattatgaaaagaaatttggtgAATAAGATGAAGGTTcatcttatgtttttggtaagTAAACTTTGGTTATAGATTTGGTTTGTGATTAATAAATGTACATAAAGAATTGTGTTTAATGGTAGTTAACTAAACAAGAGTTTAGTTTGGACTTATCACTGATATTATTTTCCGAAATAATTATTTTGGGGCAGGGCGTTACATCGTATAAGGTGGTAGTGGTAACGATGGTGGTGAAAGTGTCACGTAGTAATTGTTAGCAAGATGATGGTAGTAAAGTTGGTGCCTTTAGTGACATCAATAATAATAGAGGTGGTCATTGTGGTGGCagggtgttgttggagtggtgGAGGAGTAGGGATGGGGAcggtggtgatgatggtggtggaggTGCCGGTCATGGTCAAGATGGTGACAGTGGTGGTCATAGTAGGATTGTCGTTGATCATGGTAGTGTCGGTGGTAGTCATAGTACAGTTGGCGATAATGCTCATGGAAGTGACGGGGGTGGTGGCTATAGGGGTGGAGGAGTGGTTATGGTAAGGTGATGATGGCGACATGATGGTGAAAATGGTAATAATAATAGTTATTGCATTATGATTAATGGTGGAGCTTATCATTTCAAAATTGAGAAATAAAGAAATTCATCAAAACCATAGGTGGAGGGGTGGGATTTGAGATAACAAAAAACTTACcataaaaacactaaaagcCCATAGAACCGGCAGTGACAAACTATAGATAAGGAAAAGGTTTTTGGTTTGTTGGATTGAACAGCATAATGACATTTCTATATTCGTATAGAATGATCGTTCCATTGttttgttcatatatatatatgtgtgtgtgtgtgtgtgtgtattttgtcAATCCTACATATATTTAGGATTGCTCCTTTTCATTCCCAACCAATGGAATGGGCATTAACAAACTATAGATAAGGATCCAAGCTATGGACCAAAGATCAAAGAACCCAAGCCCTAAGTTCCTAGGTAGTTATTTTTTAGTATTGAGATACAAATTTTGAGTAAAGATCCAAACGTCTCCGGACATTGACAATGATGGACAAGCTTGTTATCCCAAATTCATATGCCACACGGGCTGAAATGCACAATTCCTTGAGGATCTAAGCCAACGTGGCAATTACAAACCTCTCCCAACAACTGAAAGCCACACTTGAACCTTTCCCAATATAATCTAAACAAACAAAGAGAGAGCTTGGCTTGAAAGATCACCCATACCTTAAACCCATCACATCCGCCTCTCCAACACCACTCACACACACCCAACCTCTCCTCAATCCGTCATATACCCTTCAAATTTCAATTCCCTTGTCTTTGATGCCGAccttccaccaccaccaccaccacctgccACTTGCTTATATCATTTCATTTGTATTTGCCTAATTGGATTTGGGACCAGCATCCGGCCCGACTCTTGTAGGCCCCACCTTCTCCCCACTATTCCATCAGGGCTCCACAGCCGGCCACGTTGACAAATTATATTATTCTTGGGTTGGGTGGGGCCCATTTTGGAAACTGCGAACATGTGTTTAGTGTTTTGACCGAGAGAAGAATCAAAAGATGAGAGGCAGATACCGAGGACTAAAGTGCTTAAGCTAAGCGGAACGAGATCcttgtttttggatttgattttgataatttgatcTGAGAGAGTAATTAACATGTAAAAGAAGATTTGGTAGATTTGTCCTATATGGGAGTGGGTGCAAAGCCTGCAGTCATTCAGCCTGTGTTACCAACTTACCATAATAACCTTGTGTAAATTCACAAAAAAAGTACTCCCAAGTTCCCAATACATGCATTTAACGAGGAAGCGTATTACTCTTCTTATTTTCGAGTTCGAATTTCTTTCGCGTAGTTAAAATATTTGTctttttacacaaaaaaaaaaaaaaaaaaaaacaatagtcTAGTCTAACAAATGAGACTACGACGTGTATTACCAAGAGCTGTGTCATTATGTTCGTACTACAACTATATACCATTTAGCAACTTTATGATTGCACTTGCCAAAAACCAGAATCAGAAATAATACTCCATAACTTGTTTGGAAAGGGCATTATGGTCTTTTACTACTTGAGATGGGCCAATCCGAACataccctctctctcttcagtTGGGTAAGAGAGAGGCTTGAGCAGCTCGAGAAAGAGAATAATGAATATAGAAATAAAACgacaagagagagagacctAAAGAGAGCAAGAATAAAGTAATAGACAGGCCAACATGCGATAGTGTGGTTTTATTATAACCCTACCATTCTCTGCCGTTGGACAGATAAGCTGTCCCTTTTGTCTCTCTCATCCCCAAACAATCCCCTTCTCACTCTCTTGCAATCCCACCTTCATATAACATAATCTCCCTCTCTTTTAAAACCTCACAACCCCAAACCCTACTTTAATCCCTTCATTCTTTCCATCTTTCTCTTCAACCATATATCTTCATCTTCCATATCAAGTAACTATGGCCTCGAAAGCAAGGAAGAAGCAGATATGGTGTCCACAGCCACTGACGCCGCTCATGGAAGGGCCGGACCCCGAAATGCAAGAGGAAGGTGGCAAAAAGGAGAGCTCTTGGGAAGTCATACGTGAATGGTTTAGGGTACAAAAGGGTGGCCCTCCTAGTCCCGGGACTAACTTATCGGCCTCAGGATATGGGGGTGGTGGTACTATTCCAGCCAAAAGACAAGACTTGAGGCACTTGCTTGGTGTTTTAGGCTGTCCTCTTGCTCCAATTCCACAAGCCAATGATCCAGTTGATCATCACCTCCTTCACATTAAGGACATCCCATTTGTAAGTTAAAAAACCCACATTATATTATCATTGTCATTATCTTGTACAGGCGATACATGAATAGAGGGGTGTTGAACACAGAACCTCATATGCATGAGTGAATCTTCTCTTAATTTTCTGGTATATATTGTTTTAGttagtaattaattagttaatttagttttttgttaaataacGTGTAGGAAACTTCTATAGCGCATTACATTATACAGCAGTACTTGGCAGCCACGGGGTGCTTGAAGCAACAGAAGTGTAACAAAAACATGTATGCAAGTGGGAGTGTGAAAATGGTTTGCTGTGAAACTGAGGTTTCTGCTGGAAGAAATGTGAAGACTTCGGGAACAAGAAGTGGGGAAAGCGGGTGCTTTGTTCTTTGGCAAATGTTGCCTGGCATGTGGTCTTTGGAGTTGGTCGTTGGAGGCAACAAGGTGGTGGCTGGTAGTGATGGCAAAACGGTTTGGAGGCACACTCCTTGGCTTGGTACTCATGCAGCCAAAGGCCCCCAGCGCCCACTGCGTCGCCTCATACAGGTATACATATACAGTGTTCCTCTCACAATAATTTTCTTGCATAAATCATACCACTAAATAAtgttaaaatgaaaaatatactcTTGTTACATGCAAGAAATTTTATCGTAAATTTAGGATGCTACATATTAATGATTTCTATTAAGATTTTGGGCATAAACAACTTTTGATTTTGGACTATAAAGAGAAGGAACCGTAGCGTTCAATTATTCGAAATAGCCTTTACCAAACAAagatagagattgaggaacAAATCACAATCCCAATAAAATGATACTCGGCTGACAATGATAGGGAAACTGTCGCGTGCTTTGCCCTacagactttttttttttggtacagcTCCAAAGCGACCTAAGAATGGCACGTGATTGCCGTTCTTACGTCATATACCGGTCATATGTATTATGTACATCTTGTTCTTGGGATTACCACATATGCTGAACTAAAGTGCCTCTGTATTATTTCTtgctttatctttttcttttgcacTTTAGTAAATGCTGCCGGATCTGGTGCAGCGTACCTACATGCTCTTTCTTTTTcgttcttcctccttttttttcctttttatttttctttttctttaagaaAAATTCCCTTcgattaaaaaaagaaaaaaaagaaaaatactgtTACCTAATATATATACTTAGTATTGGTTGATCAATACTTTGTAGAAAATACTTTCAACTAAGATAAAAAGGCATTAAAAGAGATCAATAATACGATGAGAATGTGCATGAGCCATTCAGTCAAAATGAAGTATACATTGGTGATATATACTCATAATTTCAGaattttgacaaatatttctatgtttaatttgcAGGGCCTAGATCCAAAGAGCACAGCAAGCTTGTTTTCCAAAGCACAATGCTTGGGAGAGAAAAGAATCGGAGACGATGATTGCTTTGTACTAAAAGTCTCCGCCGATCGAGCCGCGGTGATGGAAAGAAGTGAGGGTCCTGCAGAAGTAATCAGGCATGCATTGTATGGATATTTTTGCCAAAAGAGTGGCCTCCTCATCTACTTAGAGGACTCACACCTCACCAGAGTGGAAACCCCAGAAAATGAAACTGTGTACTGGGAGACCACCATAGGAAGCAGCATTGCTGACTATAGGGATGTGGATGGTGTGCTCATTGCTCATCAGGGCCGCTCGATCGCCACAGTTTTCCGGTGTGGCGAGGTGTCGATGGCATACACAAGGACTAGGATGGAAGAAGCTTGGAGCATTGATGATGTTGTGTTTAATGTACCAGGGCTTTCCATGGACTATTTCATTGCTCCTGCTGATATATTTGATAGTACTGTACCATCACCATGATCATTAACTGTCTACTCACGAACTGATGGAGCTTAATTACTAGGATATTAGTTTggttttaattacaaaaatattgGTGGGTACACTTTGTTAATGCGATGtaatattttgggggttttttcttcttcttttcaagTGTATTATGTAATATGTAGTAGGGTTTGAAGTAAGCTTAAAATGACAAATTCAAGCATGGGGTGGAATAAGGGATCTTGTTGTATTCTAATCTAATGcattgtcctttttttttttctttctaaatctaAAGCATTTAGGAAGTGGCctttgtttatttaatctatTTGTACCATAATCACTAATCAGGTCTCTTATATACGTAGATGCGATCAATAATGCAATTAACAAATGAAATGTGTACGCAAATAATTAATATTCTCTAAATACAGGttaaattcattatatataAGTACAAAAAATGTAATCAATAAATGTGATTGTACACAAAATCATTAAAGTTCTCCAAATTTACATTTGGTGGTTTgataagaaaaaattgaaatgatgaattgTCCTTCCACAATGGATGCGTGGCAAAGTCAAAATCAAGAAAAGTGGCAATCAAGAACATGAAATGTTTAACTTTCTTATTTCAGGTGGGCTATCTAATCTAACAGATCGAGTAGCCCATATatagttttatttttccttcGGCTGACTAAATTTCGGTTCCTTCAGACACTTAAGACCCTTTTGTCATGAGGAGGTCCAAGCATGAAGCCCACCGAATCCATGGTTTAAAAtctctaaaacaaaaaataaatagatatggCTGGCCTCCTTCAAGATGAAAATGGGCAATGGTCTAGCGTCAATCGATGGAGAGGTCATTTGCTAGCCTTCGTTCTTGAGAGTCACGCACAAAACTTTGTAAATTTGGGAAGTTTGTTTGTACCATGTTCCCTAAAGTATTGTGCCTCAAAAAAACCAAGAATGCCTAACATATTGACCAAACATAACCATATACCATAATTATAAACATAAGACATAAGAAAATGTGTGATGTTATTCACAATGTCAAAAGTGTGTATAGTGTACATATACGTACTAGCTAGATCCATGCATAGAACTGCTAACTGGTTTGGGCTGCACTCCAGTTTCTTTCCAAATGATAAAATATTTCACATAAATAGTATCATAGTCGATTCTAAGTTTTTGAACGCACAAGGCAAAATTCGCAAAAACCTTTCTTTGTTTGTAGTTAGATACATCTTTCACAAGGAAATAAAGCTTCAAAATAGTCCATAACTTCATTCAAATACAAACCTTTATTTCAACTCGTTAGATGCATCCAAAACTCGATATCTCTTCACCATGACAAGTAATAAGGGAAACATTTTGATTTGCCACCTATAGTTTTACCAAAGTGCAATTTGCAACCTGAAAATGGAAAACGAAAAACTGAAGCAATGTATTACttgaattataattaattaattgcaaTCTGCCACCAAAAGAGGTCACCAAAACATGCActgcttcaatttttttaatcgaAATTTTGACTAAGTTAACGATAGATTGTTGATTACAATTAAATCCCCTTCAGGTGAAAATTTGTGACATGAGTGAATTTCCAGTGGCAATTTAAGAATTTGTGCAAAGTATTAATAAAACTGATTGGAATAGAGTGCTTGCATTTGTTCTAAATTATGTGGTTATCCATATAGAGAAAAGTATTAAGGGCACGTTTGGTGGCCCGCCTAGGGTTGGATTTGGTAGTTTGGATTGATTAGGCTAGGATTGGAGTGGATAGGTTGGTAGTGTCTGTTGTTTGATGCGGACAACTCAACCAAATTCAATTTGGGATAGGCTGGGAGTTTTCTTGCTCAACTCTTTGAACGGGAAGAGAAACCTCACCATGTTATTCTAACAAAAACCACTGTTTTAAAAATCTCCACCTAATGTTGTCTAGGCGCTGTtgtaaactaaaccaaaaaccaatcaagcaataaacaaaacataatGATTTCAGAGTTCCTCCAATATAGGAGTATCTCTCTAACAACGGAAACTTTATTGATTACCAACAAATACAAGATAACTCACAAACATAAAGTATTCTCAAGTATACAAACTTAAGCCTCTCAAAAACTTTCACACCCAAAACTCTATCCCACATCcatctatttatactaatagatgtcataggtttacacaaagtccctagaatataggaaaccaaatcctatactaaaactaaatcccaaaaaaattaggaaacaCAAGTCCAAATATCTTGCGTCCAAGATATCCTAATCCTTGTTTGATTCTTGTTTTAGTTTAGGCAAGTTGATTTAATGCcaaatccaacaatctccatCTTGGCATGAAATCCATAACGAGGCATCAAGATCAAACTTGCTTCAACTGCACCAAATCCAAGCAGTGCTCGAACTTAGCCACATTAACCACCTTTATCGACATATCAGCTGGACTATATTTTGTAGCAACCTTTTTTAGACGAATCTCACCTTCAGCTACCACTTCTCTCACAAAATGATATCGTACATCAAAGTGCTTAGTCCTAGCATGATGTACCTGATATCtggccaaataaatggcactttGGCTGTCACAATATACATCTAACTTGTGTTGTTCTACACCTAAATCTCCTAACAACCCTAGAGTCCACATTGCTTCTTTGATAACTTCAGCGATCGCCATGTATTTTGCTTTTGTGGTTGATAATGCCACCGTTGGTTGTAATATTGATCTTCAAGAAATAGGACCCTTtgccatagtaaacacatacccagtcgTCGATCTTCACTTGTTTAAGTCTCCAGCAAAGTCTGAGTCCACATATCCAACTGAGAACTTATCAATTCCTTCATCACATCTTTCAAAACAAATACCTTTGTCCTTCATTCCATGTAAATACCTTAGTATCCACTTAGCAACATTCCAATGCTCTCTTCCAGGATTATGCATGAATCTACTAACAATTCCAGCTGCCTATGCAATATCAGGACAAGTACACACCATAGCATTCTTAACCCTCTAACCAAATTAGCATATGGAATACCATTCatcttcatttttcttcattagTTTTGGGACATTGTTGACTGCTCAACTTGAAGTGAGCACCTAATGGAGTTCCTACAGGCTTAGTGTCTTTTGTTACTCCAAACTACTGTAACAACTTCTCAAGATATTGCTTCTGAGACAAACACACCAAACTTTTTTGTCTATCCCTTGTGATCTCTATTCCCAATATTTTCTTGGCTTCACCGAGATTCTTCAGTTCAAACTCCCTTCTCATTTGCTCATTTAACTTTTCTATCTCTGAAATATTGCTTGAGGCTATGAACATGTCGTCCACATAGATTAACAAGTATATGAACGAACCATCTTTCAATTTCTTGTGATAAGCATAGTGGTCATAGTGACTTCTTGTATGGTCTTGACCTTTCATAAACTTGTCAAATCTTAAATACCATTGCCTGGGTGACTGCTTCAAACCATGAAGAAATTTTCTGAGCTTACAAACCAATCTTTCTTTGCCCTTCACTTGATACCCCTCGGGTTGTCTCatataaatttcttcatccaaattaCCATGAAGGAATGCAGTCTTCACGTCTAGTTGTACCAATTCAAGGTTGAAAGTGCAACTAGGGCAAGCAATATTCGAATGAAAGAGTGCTTAAccacagagaaaaaaaaatcacattgtaATAAATTCCCTCATTCTGAGCATATCCTTTAACCACTAGCCTAGCTTTAAATCTTACCAAACTCTTGTCATCCACTCCATCATTCTTTGCATAAACCTTGTAGCCAATTTCTTTCCTTCCGCTAGGTAGCTCCACCAATTCCCGAGTTTTATTCTTGCGAAGGGAGAACATCTCATTGTCCATTGCATCATACCATTTACTCTCTTCTTCACTATTTACTGCTTCTTCAAAATTAGTGGGAATTTCAGCCTCAATTACTGGCAATGCATATACCATGCAGGCTATGCAATCTTTATATCTCGTAGGTAGGGATAtgtctctttttcctttccttttgaCTATGCAATCATCTTATATCTTTAGTTCTTCTGATGGTGTTTCTTCTTTGCAATCACTCTCTTCATGTTCAAGTTGATCACgttatctttctttttataGAGCTTCCTTAATTCGCTGCAAATTCACAATTACTCGTTCCCTAAACTTCACCATCTGaacattttccttcaatttcatgTGACTTTCATCGAATGTCACATCTCTACTTATTATAATCTTGTTCAACTTCGGATACCAAAGTCTGAAGCTTTTCACACCATTATTGAATCCCATAAAAACAACTTTATTGGCTTTCCTTCACATGAAAATAGGCATTGCATCCAAACACTCGTAGCTTATCGTAGTCCTGAGCTAGTTCTCTAGACCACACTTCAAAGGGTGTTCTACCTTCCAATGTTATTGATGGTAGTCGATTAAGCACATGACATGCATGGCTCAAAGCTTCTGCCCAAAATCTCTTTGGCAGCTTAGCTTAAGATAGCATGCAATAAACTTTCTCGAGCAATGTTCTATTTAGTCTCTCTACAATCTCATTCTGTTGTGAAGTATGTTTAACATTGAAATGCCGAGTAATCCCTTCCTTTTTACACACTTTGAAGAAAGGATCAGAGGTATATTCCCCTCCATTGTCACTTCTCAGTATCTTAATCTTCTTTCTAGTCTTGTTCTCCACCATGTTCTTCCATTCCAGTAAGATGTCAAGAACCTCGTCCTTTCGTTTCATCGTATATATCCATGATCTGCGAGAGTAGTCATTAATAAAAGATACAAACCATCTTTTTCCACCTAAAAAAGCATTCTTTGCAGGCCCCCAAACATTAGAGTGAACATAGTCCAAAATTCATTTCGTTTGATTAACAGTTGAGCCAAATTTCACCTCTGTTGTTTACCAAGAACGCAATGCTCACAAAACTCTATCTTTCCAGTTTTTGCTCCTTTTAAACACCTTTGCTTGATCAAtccttgcaatttttttttctcctacaTGTCCCAACCTCATGTGCCATAATGCAGACAAGTCATTTTTATGACTTTGCACTTCATCAGCTACCATAGCCACTCCATTTTCCAAAGTCTTTCCTTGTAACATATAAAGTAAGCCATTCCGAGGCCCTTTCATTATGACAAGTGCTCATTTAGCAACTTTGAGCACATTGTTATCGGAGTAAAACTTGTAGCCTTGTGACTCGAGAATGCCTACTGAgatcaaatttttcttcaaatttggaACGTACCTTACACCATGCAATTCTCGAATCACACTATCATGATGTTTAATCCTGATACTTCCAATTCCTTGAGTTGTACATGGGTTATCATCTCCCATATACACAGTTCCATTCATAACTTtgaagcttgaaaaccaatgcCTTTGAGAAGTCAAGTGATGGGTACAACCTATGTCAAGCAACCATTCTTTCATATAATCCATAGTGCTCGATGCAGTTAGGGCACAGACAAATTCCTCATCCTCAACTTTAACCATATTTGCTTCTGAGTCATCCTTCTTCTTTCTagtattttctttgattttagggtaGTACTTCTTCTAGTGTCATTTTTCATGACAAAAAGCACATTCATCTTTTTCCAAGAACTTTCTATTCTTTAAGATTCCTCTAGTACGAGACCTACTATTTTTTCGTACgaacctttcttttctttcgatCTCCCTCTCACCATCAAAGCTTCAAAGTTATTCCTTTCTTACCTATTAAGGTGTCTCACTTATGATTCATAATAGCACATGAGATTTCATCATACTTAATTGTCTCCCTGCCATAAATCCAAGTAGTTATAAAAGGCTCATAGGATTCAGGCAATGAGTTCATCAGGATTGAGACCTTGTCTTCATTTTTGATTATCTCTTCAAGATTTGCCAGTTCAGCTAGAAGCCTATTAAACTATTCTGGATGGCCAATCATCTTTGTGCCCTTTTTGTACTGGAATTTGTACAACTTGCGCTTGAGATGCAGTTGATTCTCTGCACTCttcttcatatattttgtctccAATGCACCCCACAATTCCTTCGCATAAGTTATGTTCATCACACCATACTTCTGTTGCTTTCCCAAGtataaccaaattgtaaaaCATGCATGAGCATTTAATCTTtcccattcttttttttttcatcgaAAACGGCATGTCTCCTAACACAACAACCAAACCTTGTTGTATCAGGACATCTCgaacctcacattgccacatagcAAAGTTGTTCGTTCCATCAAATTTCTCAATTTCAAACCTAGTGCTCTGAATCGTCATCTTGGTTCCACTAGTGCCAGACTTTTCTTTAACATCATCACCACTGGTAGAGTTAGCAGTCTTCGTCATTGCTTGATAGTCACAACCCATGAAAGAACCTAAGCTCTTGATACCACATGTTGTAAATTGAACCAAAAACCAATCaagcaataaacaaaacacaacaattTTAAAGTTCTTCAAATATAGGAGTACCTATCTTACAACGAAGCTTTATTGAATGCCAACAAATACAAGAGAACTCACAAAAATAAAGTGTTCTCAAGTATACAAACTTATGCCTCTAAAAAACTTTTACACACAAAACTCTATCCCACATCcatctatttatactaatagatGTAGTAGGTTTACACAAAGTCCATGGAATATAGGAAACCAAATCCTATACTAaaaccaaatcccaaaccaactaggaaacacaaatccaaatatCTTACGTCCAGGATATCCTAATCCTTGTTTTAGTTTAGGCATATTGATTTAATGCCAAATCCAACAAGCGCTAGGCGGTAGGCTACTGCCCCGATTATTGtctaggtgtttgaaaattaagaaaaggcgCCTAGACTTGTTGAGGCACACGCCTAGCCCACCTAGGTTGGGACTcgcttagatagaaaatagataactttcattttgtatgttattttttcaacaaattgtaagagacttgccGAATAGTTAAATGAACACATATTATAGGcttgtttcccatgttttcattatgttccaatacttcataatatatatctcattctattttgtaatttatgatgaaattatatatattttaagtataaatagacacttatttacacgaaatataatagatttacttaaattagCCTAGTCTGCCTAGACGTTAGGCCCCAGCCCgctgcccgactagcgcctagagtcttttaaaaccttgataaaaactaaaacggaaaaaaaaatgatctccACTTAACCCATACCTGTAACACTTGCAAATCAAAACAAATAGAAATCCTTAAACCCACCACCCATTGACAATCCACTACacctgaaatcaaagaaacagaTTGCCGCCAAAATCGAATAAGATCGCtacaaaattgaagaaaaaggtCGACCATGAAATCGAAGAAGATTGCCggaaaattgaagaagaacgACAACTAAATCGAAGAAGAGGATCGAA
This genomic stretch from Pyrus communis chromosome 2, drPyrComm1.1, whole genome shotgun sequence harbors:
- the LOC137726722 gene encoding uncharacterized protein, with the protein product MASKARKKQIWCPQPLTPLMEGPDPEMQEEGGKKESSWEVIREWFRVQKGGPPSPGTNLSASGYGGGGTIPAKRQDLRHLLGVLGCPLAPIPQANDPVDHHLLHIKDIPFETSIAHYIIQQYLAATGCLKQQKCNKNMYASGSVKMVCCETEVSAGRNVKTSGTRSGESGCFVLWQMLPGMWSLELVVGGNKVVAGSDGKTVWRHTPWLGTHAAKGPQRPLRRLIQGLDPKSTASLFSKAQCLGEKRIGDDDCFVLKVSADRAAVMERSEGPAEVIRHALYGYFCQKSGLLIYLEDSHLTRVETPENETVYWETTIGSSIADYRDVDGVLIAHQGRSIATVFRCGEVSMAYTRTRMEEAWSIDDVVFNVPGLSMDYFIAPADIFDSTVPSP